In Alphaproteobacteria bacterium, one genomic interval encodes:
- a CDS encoding rhodanese-like domain-containing protein produces MTETLEIDGLSLRRRLAETTDDHRPWLLDVRQGWEVAAAPFACDRHIPMDKLAEAVDDLPAERDIVVVCAHGQRSLMVARWLRHNGWPRAYSLAGGTAAWETE; encoded by the coding sequence ATGACAGAGACGCTGGAAATTGACGGTCTGAGCTTGCGCCGGCGGCTGGCCGAAACCACCGATGACCACCGGCCGTGGCTGCTGGACGTGCGTCAGGGGTGGGAAGTGGCGGCGGCGCCCTTCGCCTGTGATCGGCATATTCCCATGGACAAACTGGCCGAGGCGGTGGACGACCTGCCGGCGGAGCGCGATATCGTCGTGGTCTGCGCCCATGGCCAGCGCAGCCTAATGGTGGCCCGCTGGCTGCGGCACAATGGCTGGCCACGCGCCTATAGTCTGGCCGGCGGAACGGCGGCCTGGGAGACCGAATAA
- a CDS encoding MarR family winged helix-turn-helix transcriptional regulator, which produces MKQSYFETIVLLERLHRQFLDVVKMEIERLGIQDINSVQALILYNIGKEELTVGELTHRGYYLGSNVSYNVKRMVENGYLEQQRSLHDRRSIRVRLSEKGLELYGRLDEMYERHVVGLDATPVEGENLEEVVATLKRLERYWGGIVAGHTTATPLSARSAA; this is translated from the coding sequence GTGAAGCAGTCATATTTCGAAACCATCGTGTTGCTGGAGCGGCTGCACCGCCAGTTCCTCGACGTGGTGAAGATGGAAATTGAACGGCTGGGCATCCAGGACATCAACAGTGTCCAGGCACTGATCCTCTACAACATCGGCAAGGAGGAGCTGACCGTCGGCGAGCTGACCCATCGCGGCTATTATCTGGGCTCCAACGTTTCCTACAACGTGAAACGGATGGTGGAGAACGGCTATCTGGAACAGCAGCGCTCGCTGCATGACCGCCGCTCCATCCGTGTGCGCCTGTCGGAAAAGGGGCTGGAGCTTTATGGTCGTCTCGACGAGATGTACGAGCGTCACGTCGTCGGCCTGGATGCCACGCCGGTGGAAGGCGAGAATCTGGAAGAGGTGGTGGCCACGCTCAAGCGGTTGGAGCGCTACTGGGGCGGCATTGTCGCCGGCCACACCACCGCGACGCCCTTGTCCGCCCGTTCCGCCGCTTGA
- the hemB gene encoding porphobilinogen synthase, which yields MPDPTAFPSAGFPASRMRRTRRHGWSRRLVAESTLSPDNLIWPLFIRSGNGESEPVAAMPGVHRLSVDRAVAAAREACDLGIPMIALFPVIDPARKDGEGSEATNPDNLINRAARAIKDAVPDIGVMCDVALDPYTDHGHDGVVRDGYVANDQTLDILCRQAVVQAEAGADVIAPSDMMDGRVGRIRRALDQSGFDRVMIMAYAAKYASAFYGPFRDALGSAASLGRGDKKTYQMDPANSDEALREVALDLAEGADMVMVKPGLPYLDVVRRVHDTFGAPTYAYMVSGEYSMIMGAAERGWLDGERAMLEALLSFRRAGAAGVLTYAARDVARRMQSA from the coding sequence ATGCCCGACCCCACAGCCTTTCCGTCGGCTGGCTTTCCGGCCAGCCGCATGCGCCGTACGCGGCGGCATGGCTGGTCCCGACGGCTGGTGGCGGAGAGCACCTTGTCGCCGGACAACCTGATCTGGCCGCTGTTTATCCGTTCAGGCAATGGCGAGTCGGAGCCGGTGGCGGCCATGCCCGGCGTCCACCGCCTGTCGGTGGACCGGGCCGTGGCCGCAGCGCGCGAAGCGTGCGACCTGGGCATTCCCATGATCGCTCTGTTCCCGGTGATCGACCCCGCCCGCAAGGACGGGGAAGGCAGCGAAGCGACAAACCCGGACAATCTGATCAACCGTGCGGCCCGCGCTATCAAGGACGCGGTGCCGGATATCGGCGTCATGTGCGATGTGGCGCTTGACCCCTATACCGACCACGGCCATGACGGCGTTGTCCGCGACGGCTATGTGGCCAATGACCAGACCCTGGACATTCTGTGCCGGCAGGCGGTGGTGCAGGCAGAGGCCGGCGCCGACGTCATCGCCCCGTCGGACATGATGGACGGACGCGTCGGCCGCATTCGCCGGGCGCTGGACCAGTCCGGCTTCGACCGGGTGATGATCATGGCCTATGCGGCGAAATATGCCTCCGCCTTCTATGGCCCTTTCCGTGACGCCCTGGGGTCCGCCGCATCGCTGGGGCGGGGTGACAAGAAAACCTACCAGATGGACCCGGCCAACAGCGACGAGGCCCTGCGCGAGGTGGCGCTGGATCTGGCGGAGGGGGCGGACATGGTGATGGTCAAGCCGGGCCTGCCCTATCTGGACGTGGTGCGGCGGGTGCACGACACCTTCGGCGCACCGACCTATGCCTATATGGTCAGCGGCGAATACAGCATGATCATGGGGGCCGCCGAACGCGGCTGGCTGGATGGCGAACGGGCCATGCTGGAGGCCCTGCTGTCGTTCCGCCGGGCCGGCGCCGCCGGCGTCCTGACCTATGCCGCGCGTGACGTGGCGCGCCGTATGCAGAGCGCCTGA
- a CDS encoding DMT family transporter yields MAGRGLILSEHGLGLLLITCGVLLWSTEGLLVRLTAIDGWTLALGANLAMAFFVGLWTVSRYGRNTVRAYRDIGRPGLLAALTLGVGNVFFYHAFQATSVANVFVLVSSQPFFAAVLAYVLLREPVRPRLVVLMAVAMAGIAYMFRDSLVLGSWRGDLMALAAGILYSANIICLRSAPTRDGRLRDLMPSHVLGGLLGAALVAPLASPSTIGGGDLLILLAIGGGSLGAGMWFYTRSFRYLPAAEGALVIQSQVLIGPLLVWAALGEQPPAATITGGLVVFAALTANAALGLNDGRRGRLAARNAGGPLT; encoded by the coding sequence GTGGCTGGCCGCGGACTGATTCTGTCGGAGCACGGCCTGGGCCTGTTGCTGATCACCTGCGGGGTCCTTCTGTGGAGCACCGAAGGCCTTCTGGTCCGTCTGACCGCCATCGACGGCTGGACCCTGGCGCTGGGCGCCAACCTGGCCATGGCCTTCTTCGTCGGCCTGTGGACGGTCAGTCGTTATGGCCGCAACACCGTGCGGGCCTACAGGGATATCGGCCGGCCGGGGCTTCTGGCGGCGTTGACGCTGGGCGTCGGCAATGTCTTTTTCTATCACGCCTTCCAGGCCACGTCGGTGGCCAATGTCTTTGTTCTGGTGTCGTCGCAGCCGTTCTTTGCGGCGGTTCTGGCCTATGTGCTGCTGCGCGAACCGGTGCGGCCAAGGCTGGTTGTCCTGATGGCGGTGGCGATGGCCGGTATCGCCTACATGTTCCGTGACTCGCTGGTGCTGGGAAGCTGGCGCGGCGATCTTATGGCGCTGGCCGCCGGCATCCTCTATTCGGCCAACATCATCTGCCTGCGCTCCGCCCCGACACGCGACGGCCGCCTGCGCGATCTGATGCCGTCGCATGTTCTGGGCGGCTTGCTGGGGGCGGCACTGGTAGCGCCGCTGGCATCCCCATCCACCATCGGCGGCGGCGACCTGCTGATTCTGCTGGCCATCGGTGGCGGATCACTGGGCGCCGGCATGTGGTTCTATACCCGCTCCTTTCGCTATCTGCCGGCGGCCGAGGGCGCGCTGGTGATCCAGTCCCAGGTGCTGATCGGGCCGTTGCTGGTGTGGGCAGCACTGGGCGAGCAACCGCCAGCGGCGACCATCACCGGCGGTCTGGTGGTCTTTGCCGCCCTGACGGCCAATGCCGCCTTGGGCCTGAATGACGGTCGCCGCGGCCGCCTGGCGGCGCGCAACGCCGGTGGACCACTGACATGA
- a CDS encoding penicillin acylase family protein, producing the protein MRRPEPSGGRGAALRAILGPVLRPVLRWGRRLALGLGGLIAVVLAGGWLWLQSGIADDDGIIVSPALSASVEVLRDAHGVPHIYADNRRDAAFALGVLHARDRLFQMEFMRRLGAGRLSEVVGTATLPLDRFMRTLGVYRLAEAQFDRLTPEHQALTESYAAGVNQVIGELNSGWSKAPPPEFVVLRYRPEPWQPADSLVWGKLMGLLLTDNWQAEMLRQEVISRLGGDAATVLWPENDAAPSTLVNDRSAVLRRHYTPGPYRGDRAHAATAPTVPSAAGQPKAGAAGSTAQLWASLANAVATALPAGTTGGASNAWVIGGGRTQPGAPILANDPHLGFSAPNLWYLAHVETPEGGWAGATVAGVPTPILAQTRDIAWGFTTSNTDAADLYILTLDPQQPDFPGFYVTPSGSAAISGRDEIIRVRGAESERLTVRQTALGPIISDLDEATRRLAGAGQVVALRATFLDADDDSPAALFALAEARSVAEAMTALERFASPAQNAMLADRHGDIGFVTTGRIPLRRNGRDGLLPADAAAVGDDWFDWLPERLRPSERNPERGYIYNANNRVLPPDAAIHLTGFSPEDGFRAARLSVLIGGSHDHELATSTAWQHDSVSLLAQRLLPLLLAAEPADDDGRSALQLLRQWNGHMDRERPEPLIFYSWARHIGPLLWADELADIAARYGPLHPLAVEHIMSEATGWCDDVTTAEVSESCAERNAEALRLAVAELRLAQGRDPLAWRWGEAHQARHPNGLFSRIPGLSGMTELAIPMSGGNGTLLRASPNLRNPKAPYAAAHGAGYRAVYDLGNPARSLFSQATGQSGNPLSRRYGNLLSGWRDGDYLMLFRDRERLRADNQGRLLLMPQDPP; encoded by the coding sequence ATGAGGCGGCCTGAACCGAGCGGCGGCCGGGGGGCCGCCCTGCGCGCCATCCTGGGCCCGGTTCTGCGCCCGGTTCTGCGGTGGGGCCGCCGCCTGGCCCTGGGGCTTGGCGGGCTGATTGCGGTTGTGCTGGCCGGCGGGTGGCTGTGGCTGCAAAGCGGCATCGCCGATGACGATGGCATCATCGTTTCGCCGGCGCTGAGCGCATCGGTGGAGGTCCTGCGGGACGCCCACGGGGTGCCACACATTTATGCGGACAACCGGCGGGATGCGGCCTTCGCCCTGGGCGTCCTGCACGCCCGCGACCGGTTGTTCCAGATGGAGTTCATGCGCCGGCTGGGTGCCGGCCGCCTGTCGGAAGTAGTGGGCACGGCGACTCTGCCGCTGGACCGCTTCATGCGGACGCTTGGCGTCTATCGCCTGGCCGAAGCGCAGTTTGACCGGCTGACGCCGGAGCATCAGGCCCTGACGGAGTCCTATGCGGCGGGCGTCAACCAGGTCATTGGCGAGCTGAACAGCGGCTGGAGCAAGGCGCCGCCGCCGGAGTTCGTGGTCCTGCGCTATCGCCCGGAACCGTGGCAGCCAGCGGACTCCCTGGTGTGGGGCAAGCTCATGGGATTGCTGCTGACCGACAACTGGCAGGCGGAGATGCTGCGCCAGGAGGTTATCAGCCGCCTGGGCGGCGACGCGGCAACGGTGCTGTGGCCGGAGAACGACGCTGCGCCATCCACCCTGGTGAATGACCGGTCCGCCGTCCTGCGGCGGCACTATACGCCCGGTCCTTACAGAGGCGACCGCGCACACGCCGCAACCGCGCCGACGGTGCCCTCCGCTGCAGGCCAGCCGAAGGCCGGTGCAGCCGGCAGCACGGCCCAATTGTGGGCGTCACTGGCCAACGCCGTCGCCACCGCCCTGCCGGCGGGAACGACGGGCGGGGCGTCCAATGCCTGGGTCATCGGCGGCGGACGCACCCAACCGGGCGCACCCATCCTGGCCAACGACCCGCATCTGGGGTTCAGCGCACCGAACCTGTGGTATCTGGCCCATGTGGAAACGCCGGAGGGCGGCTGGGCCGGCGCCACCGTGGCCGGCGTGCCGACGCCGATCCTGGCGCAGACCCGGGACATCGCCTGGGGCTTTACCACCAGCAACACCGATGCGGCCGACCTCTACATCCTGACCCTGGATCCGCAGCAGCCGGATTTCCCGGGCTTCTATGTGACACCATCGGGCAGCGCGGCGATCAGCGGACGCGACGAGATCATCAGGGTGCGCGGCGCAGAGTCCGAGCGGCTGACGGTGCGGCAGACGGCGCTGGGGCCGATCATCAGCGATCTGGACGAGGCGACACGGCGGCTGGCCGGGGCCGGCCAGGTGGTCGCTCTGCGCGCCACCTTCCTGGACGCGGACGATGACAGCCCCGCCGCCCTGTTCGCGCTGGCCGAGGCGCGCAGCGTGGCCGAAGCCATGACCGCGCTGGAGCGATTTGCCAGCCCGGCGCAGAACGCCATGCTGGCCGACCGCCACGGCGATATCGGGTTTGTCACCACCGGACGCATCCCGCTGCGCCGCAATGGCCGCGATGGGCTCCTGCCGGCCGACGCGGCGGCAGTGGGCGATGACTGGTTCGACTGGCTGCCGGAGAGGCTGCGGCCAAGCGAACGGAACCCGGAGCGCGGCTATATCTACAACGCCAACAACCGGGTCCTGCCGCCAGACGCCGCCATCCATCTGACCGGGTTCAGTCCGGAGGACGGCTTTCGCGCCGCCCGCCTGTCGGTGCTGATCGGCGGATCGCACGACCACGAACTGGCGACCAGCACGGCCTGGCAGCATGACAGCGTGTCGCTGCTGGCGCAGCGTCTGCTGCCGCTGCTGCTGGCGGCCGAGCCGGCGGATGATGACGGACGGTCGGCGCTGCAACTGCTGCGGCAGTGGAACGGCCACATGGACCGCGAGCGGCCGGAACCGCTTATCTTCTATAGCTGGGCGCGGCACATCGGTCCCCTGCTGTGGGCCGACGAGCTGGCGGATATAGCGGCGCGCTATGGCCCGCTGCACCCGCTGGCGGTCGAGCACATCATGAGCGAAGCCACCGGCTGGTGTGACGATGTGACGACGGCAGAGGTGAGCGAGAGCTGCGCCGAGCGCAACGCCGAGGCGCTGCGCCTGGCGGTGGCCGAATTGCGACTGGCCCAGGGACGGGATCCGCTGGCCTGGCGCTGGGGCGAAGCCCATCAGGCGCGCCACCCCAATGGGCTGTTCAGCCGGATTCCGGGCCTCAGCGGCATGACCGAACTGGCCATTCCGATGTCCGGCGGCAACGGCACCCTGTTGCGGGCGAGCCCGAATCTGCGCAATCCCAAGGCCCCCTATGCCGCCGCTCACGGCGCCGGCTATCGCGCGGTCTATGACCTGGGAAATCCGGCCCGCTCGCTGTTCAGCCAGGCGACCGGCCAGTCGGGCAACCCGCTGAGCCGGCGCTACGGCAATCTGCTGAGCGGCTGGCGCGACGGTGACTACCTGATGCTGTTCCGTGACCGGGAGCGGCTCCGCGCCGACAACCAGGGTCGCCTGCTCCTGATGCCACAGGATCCGCCCTGA
- the motA gene encoding flagellar motor stator protein MotA has product MLVIAGLAFVFLCVLGGYAALGGHVAVLWQPFEFVIIGGAALGAFIMANPVPVLKKSGKAVINLLKGSKYNKKAYIELLSLQYMIFKLAKSKGNLALETHVENPEDSPLFQQFPVFFANKKAVTFLCDYLRLITLGTENAHEFENLVEQELDVVEEENEHIAHALQTMADALPALGIVAAVLGVIKTMGSITEPPEVLGKLIGGALVGTFAGVFMSYGMVGPIAAAVRAANEGESRYFACMKAGMMAFLQGYAPAIAIEFARKSLYSNDRPTFYEVEEATQALPAA; this is encoded by the coding sequence ATGCTGGTTATCGCGGGACTCGCTTTCGTATTCCTGTGCGTCCTGGGCGGCTATGCCGCTCTTGGCGGGCATGTTGCCGTGCTGTGGCAGCCTTTCGAGTTCGTCATCATCGGCGGCGCGGCGCTCGGCGCCTTTATCATGGCCAACCCGGTGCCGGTGCTGAAGAAATCCGGCAAGGCGGTGATCAACCTGCTGAAGGGCTCCAAGTACAACAAGAAGGCCTATATCGAGCTGCTCAGCCTGCAGTACATGATTTTCAAGCTGGCCAAGTCGAAGGGCAATCTGGCGCTGGAAACCCATGTGGAGAATCCAGAGGACAGCCCGCTGTTTCAGCAATTCCCGGTCTTCTTCGCCAACAAAAAGGCGGTCACGTTTCTGTGCGACTATCTGCGCCTGATCACCCTCGGCACCGAAAACGCCCACGAGTTCGAAAACCTGGTGGAACAGGAGCTGGATGTCGTCGAGGAAGAGAATGAACACATCGCCCATGCCCTGCAGACCATGGCCGATGCGCTGCCGGCACTGGGCATCGTTGCAGCCGTGCTGGGCGTCATTAAAACCATGGGCTCGATCACCGAACCGCCGGAAGTTCTGGGCAAGCTGATCGGCGGCGCGCTGGTCGGCACCTTTGCCGGTGTGTTCATGTCCTATGGCATGGTCGGCCCCATCGCCGCCGCCGTGCGCGCCGCCAATGAGGGCGAAAGCCGCTACTTCGCCTGTATGAAGGCCGGCATGATGGCCTTCCTGCAGGGCTATGCGCCGGCCATCGCCATCGAGTTCGCCCGCAAGTCGCTGTATTCCAACGACCGCCCGACCTTTTACGAGGTGGAAGAAGCGACCCAGGCTCTGCCGGCCGCCTGA
- a CDS encoding flagellar motor protein MotB has product MSNEAIIVKKVVKKKGGGHHGGAWKVAYADFVTAMMAFFLLLWLLNATTEEQLQGISNYFAPDSFSRSNSGAGGFFGGTVLDSDGNLRSAGDAVGTVVPLPPSPAIDPGRTNDAGEEDRPLDPLSESSAAAEAAAQAFQNEETRFIDAEFQLRQALEDIPELAQMQDSLIVERTAEGLRIQLIDQQRMAMFPSGSAAPHEHTRRLLKLVADAVRNMPNAIALTGHTDGTAYGSEDNYGNWELSSDRANAARRVLLNAGLAADRIAEVTGRANTEPLVADDPTSPRNRRISILLQRQQPIPFRVGAAPGLFEPAGNGN; this is encoded by the coding sequence ATGTCCAACGAAGCCATCATCGTCAAGAAGGTCGTCAAGAAGAAAGGCGGCGGCCACCATGGCGGCGCGTGGAAGGTCGCCTATGCCGACTTCGTGACCGCGATGATGGCCTTCTTCCTTCTGCTCTGGCTTCTCAACGCCACCACCGAAGAGCAGTTGCAGGGTATCTCCAATTATTTTGCGCCGGACTCCTTTTCACGCAGCAACAGCGGCGCCGGCGGATTCTTCGGCGGCACGGTGCTGGATTCCGACGGCAATCTGCGCTCGGCCGGCGACGCGGTGGGAACCGTGGTGCCCTTGCCACCGTCACCGGCCATAGACCCCGGCCGCACCAATGATGCCGGCGAGGAGGATCGCCCGCTTGATCCTTTGAGTGAATCGTCCGCCGCGGCGGAAGCCGCCGCGCAGGCCTTTCAGAACGAGGAGACCCGCTTCATCGACGCGGAGTTTCAGTTGCGCCAGGCACTGGAGGACATTCCCGAGCTGGCCCAGATGCAGGACAGCCTGATCGTGGAGCGGACCGCCGAGGGCTTGCGTATCCAGCTGATTGACCAGCAGCGCATGGCCATGTTCCCCAGTGGCAGCGCCGCCCCGCACGAGCATACCCGGCGGCTGCTGAAGCTGGTGGCGGACGCCGTACGCAACATGCCCAACGCCATCGCCCTGACCGGCCATACGGATGGCACCGCCTATGGCAGTGAGGACAACTATGGCAACTGGGAGCTGTCCAGTGACCGGGCCAACGCGGCGCGGCGCGTATTGTTGAATGCAGGACTGGCGGCGGACCGAATCGCCGAGGTGACCGGCCGAGCCAATACGGAACCGCTGGTCGCGGACGATCCGACCTCGCCGCGCAACCGCCGGATCAGCATATTGCTGCAACGCCAGCAGCCCATTCCGTTCCGGGTGGGAGCGGCCCCCGGCCTGTTCGAGCCGGCCGGCAACGGCAACTAG
- a CDS encoding arginyltransferase: MSPASESHLRTFLQTRPRPCPYLAGRTERNLVTILAPRNNSRLFDTLSVAGFRRSHGLLYRPVCDACQACVPVRILADHFQPSRTMRRMMARNSDLTVGIEPAVATPEQFDLFRRYQHTRHGDSEMARMDFQDYRAMVEDSPVETLMVTLRGDDRTLVAVGLTDRIADGLSAVYSFFDPRQARRSLGSQVIVNLIDLAQQEGRPHVYLGYWIAASAKMAYKSRYRPLEALTRHGWRPFDEAALNQPMSGPRDERDLAAATESSLEIGPR, translated from the coding sequence ATGAGCCCGGCCAGCGAATCCCATCTCAGAACGTTTCTCCAGACCCGGCCGCGCCCGTGCCCTTATCTGGCCGGCCGCACGGAACGCAATCTGGTGACCATTCTGGCGCCGCGCAACAACAGCCGTCTGTTTGACACCCTGTCGGTGGCCGGGTTCCGCCGCAGCCACGGACTGCTCTACCGGCCGGTGTGTGACGCCTGTCAGGCCTGTGTGCCGGTGCGCATTCTGGCCGACCATTTCCAGCCGTCGCGCACCATGCGCCGCATGATGGCCCGCAACAGCGATCTGACCGTCGGCATAGAGCCGGCCGTGGCCACGCCGGAGCAGTTTGACCTGTTCCGGCGCTATCAGCATACGCGGCACGGCGACAGCGAGATGGCGCGCATGGATTTCCAGGACTACCGCGCCATGGTGGAGGATTCGCCGGTGGAGACGCTGATGGTGACTCTGCGTGGCGATGACCGGACGCTGGTCGCCGTCGGTCTGACCGACCGCATCGCCGACGGGCTGAGCGCGGTCTACAGTTTCTTCGACCCGCGCCAGGCCAGGCGCAGCCTGGGCAGTCAGGTCATCGTCAATCTGATCGACCTGGCCCAGCAGGAAGGCCGGCCGCACGTCTATCTGGGCTATTGGATCGCGGCCAGTGCGAAGATGGCCTACAAGAGCCGCTACCGGCCGCTGGAGGCGTTGACGCGACATGGCTGGCGGCCGTTTGACGAAGCGGCGCTGAATCAGCCCATGAGCGGCCCGCGTGACGAACGGGATCTGGCGGCCGCCACCGAAAGCTCCCTGGAGATCGGCCCGCGCTGA
- a CDS encoding biotin transporter BioY — protein sequence MTDHAPTAAATAIARPGAADPWIDHVWPASEVTPVMRAVRAALLALVGAQLLWLSAKTQVPFWPVPLTMQPLAVMLLGLAFGWRLAVATVILYLAQGAFGMPVFAGTPARGIGLAYMMGPTGGYLLGFALAAAAIGAIVGRARGATSMAFHISVVLALVAGILAIYVPGYLWLANFVGFAKAWTLGVWPFIVGDVIKAAIAAALAFAVHLRLRRT from the coding sequence ATGACCGACCACGCCCCCACTGCCGCTGCCACAGCCATTGCCCGTCCGGGCGCGGCCGATCCGTGGATCGACCATGTATGGCCCGCCTCTGAGGTCACTCCGGTAATGCGCGCGGTTCGCGCCGCCTTGCTGGCGCTGGTCGGAGCCCAGTTGTTGTGGCTGTCGGCCAAGACCCAGGTGCCGTTCTGGCCGGTGCCGCTGACCATGCAGCCGCTGGCGGTCATGCTTCTGGGTCTGGCCTTCGGCTGGCGGCTGGCCGTCGCCACGGTCATCCTCTATCTGGCGCAGGGCGCTTTCGGCATGCCGGTGTTCGCCGGCACGCCGGCTCGCGGTATAGGCCTCGCCTATATGATGGGGCCGACCGGCGGCTATCTGCTGGGCTTCGCGCTTGCCGCCGCCGCTATCGGCGCCATCGTTGGCCGGGCCCGCGGCGCCACGTCCATGGCCTTTCACATAAGCGTGGTCCTGGCTCTGGTCGCCGGTATTCTGGCCATCTATGTGCCGGGCTATCTGTGGCTGGCCAATTTCGTTGGTTTTGCCAAGGCCTGGACGCTGGGGGTCTGGCCCTTCATCGTCGGCGATGTAATCAAGGCGGCCATTGCCGCCGCGCTCGCCTTCGCTGTCCACTTGCGCCTGCGTCGCACCTAG